The Onthophagus taurus isolate NC chromosome 6, IU_Otau_3.0, whole genome shotgun sequence region tactTAGGGAGCATTTAGGGAGCTTAGAATCAATCCACtattataaatttcattttgcaACTCTAGATGGCTCTCTGCGTGTTTTTCCTTATTTGTGTCAAAACCGACTATATCCCATGGAAATTGTTGCTTAAATTTTGATCTGAATTGCAAAATGGACTAAATTCACCGCTGTTTGCGCATCAGATAAGTTTTTATGCTTtcctgaaaaaaaattatgttttggGGATGGCACTTGtactcaattaaaaaaaaattatatattgaaaataaatttatggcaAGGTCATTTTCGCTGAAacttttaacaattttctttcttatttataTTCCGAATTGATAGTTCTTCCAATTAATAGTCTTCTAACTTCTGATGTACCAGCTCCAATTTCATATAATTTCGCATCACGCATTAATCTTCCAGCTGaataatcattaatataaCCATTTCCGCCTAAAATTTGAATAGCATCTAATCCCATTTGAGTCGCCTTTTCAGCACAATACAAAATAACACCGGCGCAATCTTTACTATTCGCATTCTTTTTATCACAAGCTTTAGCAACGTTGTATAAATAACTTCTACAAGCGCTTAAAGTTGTGTACATATCAGCCATTTTTCcctaaaacaacaaatttacatcctaaatctttttaagacatttaaaattaaataacttacttgtattaattgaaattccCCAATTTTTTGGTCAAATTGTTTTCTATCATGTGCATATCCAAATGCAAGATCACAACATGCTTGCATTACTCCAACTGGTCCCGCGGCTAAAACTAATCGTTCGTAATCCAAACCACTCATTAAAACATAAACTCCTTTATTTTCTTCTcctaataaattttctttgggTACTTTACAATCTTCGAATATTAATTCGCACGTATTCGATCCGCGCATTCccattttatctaatttttggGCTGTTTTAAATCCTGGAAAGCCTTTTTCGaccaaaaatgttgaaattccATGTTGTTTCTTTGTAGCTTTCGGATCCGTTCGGGCGTACACTACTAAAACGTCAGCATCCGGTCCGTTTGTAATCCAAAATTTGTTTCcgtttaaaacataataatcGCCTTTCTTCTCAGCCTTTAATTTCATTGAGACTACGTCAGAACCTGAACCTGGTTCTGACATTGCTAACGCTCCAAAGTGTTCTCCGGAACATaacttaaatcaaaaaagaaatttaacctatattaaaaaaaaattttttttgagctAATTACTTTAggaagatattttaatttttgttcttcAGTTCCGTTTCTATGAATTTgattaatacataaatttgAATGAGCACCGTAACTAAGTGCTATCGCTGAACATGCTCTTGATAATTCTTCCATAACGATGCAATGTTCCAAATAGCCAGCTTCTGTACCTCCATATTTACTCTTTGCTGTTATacctaaaattttttataatcaatatCATCCTGTATCTTATGCTATATCATCATGTATAcagggaatttcatataactcgcaatatatgaatgcagtaaccatagttacgaaactattATGTACTTGCACTGTACcaaataaaatgcaacatagcttaatggACTTAATGGTACAGGCTTTGGGTAGATTTACAAAAGAAacgttttgcttggaaaaaggtaACGTCTTTATGATAACCCTGAATTTTCcaccgtcttaaaagacgtatggctaaacccgaatgtttctggttccatgtctagtgttagctctagtgatagtgcaaaactagaactaacactagaccgagtgCCTACTGGATTTAGGCacatgtctctcaagacggctaaacccgaatgattgtaGTTCTATATCTTGTGATAATgctaatgtaaaaatagaactaacactagacctagaactaatagGCTAAAGACTTCATAGAAATGAtactatttttttcaaaatgtttcaaaaagtttgaataataCACAATATAGTAGTATATTGAATATATACTACTGAAAGTAGCCATCCTATCTATACAAGATATGTTCAGTTTAAGGTGACAAGGTAGATTAGGAAAGACACCAATATTGTTCTGGCAGCACACTTCAATGCGCATGATCTGATCAAGTCCACGTGAAGTTTTATTCGATTTATTTCTACTTATTCtgttctattattatttattattctatCTATAAGTGACGTTTAATTTGGCACCtgtcaaaatcaaataattttttagttaaattaaattaaaatagttgcAAATTCTGTTGATAGATgctgttttaaatattttaaaatcatccaaaatatgttttaatgataaatttctaaattaattttattcattaatcaatttaaataattaaaacgtttaataACGAAAACTATATTACCGACCTTAATATACACACGTCAAAGTTGTCAAGTTTGACTGCAAATTCTGTTGATAGATgctgttttaaatattttaaaatcatccaaaatatgttttaatgataaatctctaagttaattttattcattaatcaatttaaataattaaaacgtttaataACGAAAACTATATTACCGACCTTAATATACACACGTCAAAGTTGTCAAGTTTGACTGTCAAACAAAAACTTGaagtgatttaaataaaagtgatagaatataaaaagaataaaaataaagttatagaTTAGAGCGCCGAGCAAGTGAGTACGATTACGCGACGCAAATTTAGTTCTTTGTCATGCATATATAAACTTCAATGCGCATGACCTGAGCAAGCCCACGTgaagtatatttttttattctatttatttctacttattcttttctattattacaattttctaAGTGacgtttaatttaactttgacacctgtcaaaatcaaaataattttttagtttgcGTCAAATCTTGGGAAAATTTATCTCTTCCGACAATAATAAGAGTAATCTATGCAGGTTAGTTAACGGAGATTCAAAAACTGCGTGTAGTGGTGATTCTGGGGGTCCTTTAGTGCAAAGTAACACTTTAGTAGGAATTGTTTCTTTCGGTATTAATAAATGTGTAATTCGAGGTGCGCCCTCTGTTTACACGAAAGTCGGCAAATTTGTTGATTGGATATCCAAACAACTTGAAaagtgatttaaattaattaatattaactcaaaaaaacgCCATATATCAAACtaacctaaaacaaattaacttaacctcaaaaaaaaattaacctaattaaattaaaatagttgcAAATTCTGTTGATAGACGctgttttcaatattttaaaatcatccaaaatatgttttaatgataaatctcttaattaattttattcattaaacaatttaaataattaaaacgtttaataACGAAAACTATATTACCGACCTTAATATACACACGTCAAAGCTGTCAATTTTGACTGTCAAGCAAAAACTTGaagtgatttaaataaaaatgatagaatataaaaagaataaaaataaagttatagaCTACAGTGCCGAGTAAGTGAGTTTCTTTGTCACACATACATAAAgacttttacataaaaatcttttaatactTTTGAATTATTATGTTGTAGTaagtataatttaataatgaataataCATAAAACATTTCCTTTATTCTGAATTCTGCAACTTCTTTGTCATTTCGTGGCTTGTGCCGCGTGGACAACTGCATTGTCCTAAAACTAAATATCATTTTcacttttacatttttgatatcagggatattacaattttcatattttgaaaatttatcatGGCGCCCCATAGTGTTGTGCGCCCTGGGACAGTCGCCCCCCTGGTAGTTACACCTTAACGCCTCTggtcaggtttagccgtcttaagagacgcatcGCTAAACGGAAtttttctaggtctagtgatgATTCTAGtcctagtgttagtctagttttatttcttattcagcgctagattcttatatatttttttttaagctaTAATAGACACCCGTAttgatccgttatatcgaggttttactgtaatgtcaaattatattgacatgttgcattttaagtGGGCCAAAGTAAATAGGTACGCCATggtttttatggaaatatatttttgtatattgcatcttaaatGACATTCACTGTATGTTTTGATTTAGCAAATAAACAAAGTCAAATCCAAGgtcgttttaatttaaaagtaaaagcagctcaaaaaatgtttaaccaAATTGGTTGAAAGGCATctaaattaagaaaacattGACGTACTTACCTAATAACCCGAGGCTTcctaattttttccaaaactctcttaacccatcgaaattatttttcttatcaaTTTCGTTAGCATATGGAGCTAATTCTTTTTGAGCGAAATTAAAGACTGTTTCTcgaaacttaaaataaatgggtcaatttttatttaatttttttaattgataagaattattaaaaagatacCTGAATTTGATCTTCGGATAAACCAAATATGTTTTCGTCAATGGGATAATATTGCGATGCGCTTCTACAATGCAcagatacattttttattcctcTCAAAAAATTCCGTGAGATGTTTAAAGCCATTTCAACTTATTTGTGagatattttttgtaggttCCTTGGACATTAACCTCAACTTGTAAAGAGTATTAATAGGAATGTGAGTTGAATGGAAgatttatcacaaaatataGTCCACCAAAGATACAGTTAAGtctatattatattttaagagATAAGAAAAGGTATCGTTTATATCGTGTTTATTTCTAAacgattttgtaatttttacatttttctcaTTGATTCCCAAAAATATATAGTACAAATTATAATTGTGTGAAGTCTTTTAACATCTGTATTTGTTCAAGATTATTTGTGTGTTTATCTCCAGTAGCTGGTGCAGCGCGGGCTGGTCTAGCTATAactctatttaaataaaaacaattactaaaaagaaaaattaaattatgtatttaatatttcggTATCTTTAAAGACAACGAAGATATTTGCTTGTATGTTTTTGTTGTCATCGCATTTCCTATTGGAAAtaaggaaattaaattaattaaataaaggtggtaataaaacaaataaataaatcaacattGTTATTGATACTGTTTACTCAAGCAACAGGTCATTCAAAACGTtcatacaataaataaatagcaCTTAGAAGAAAATACTACAATACATAATAATACAGTTGGGGTTTTTCTTTCCTCAAAAGTTACCAAAGAAATATGTGTGATGAAATAAAAGGATTGTTTGTGATATATTATAATAGCATTAATAGCAAACGcggtaaaatttaaaataaatcttttttaaaaacattttcttaaaatttttattatttaaaacaagcaCCATGTTTTATTATTGCGTTTGCAAcggtaaattataattttaaggaGTATTTTCCGACTGCAAAATATCATTCGATTGAGGGGGGTCTCTTCTTCCGCGAtttataatatactattacacTAATTACACTTAAAATGATTCTCGccttcgtattattttttttgtacaattaACTACATAAAGTAATCTCTATGTACAATAGTTAAAACAtctaacgtttttttttaatagttaacATAAAACTGTCTTATCGACcaaacataattcataaaacatgaaatttttatatagttAAACCAATatgcaataattttattctaaataaattatttttttatcaatctAGGCGTGCCGCAAAAATTACGATAATAACAATGATATTGATTGTTAAACTGAAAGAAAATAACGActattttgattcaaattaaCCATCGATAAtacaatttcgtttttatacctaaatctaatttttttcttaatattcaaaatcgatttttctttcatttcttaatgGTGATAAGATAAATAGCAATAATTGCTAGATAATTTCACTAGTATAGAAAAATTGTGTTGTTTCTtcttttcacaaatttttttagattgaTAAAAGGTCGTTGACCATCGCTTGGTATTCGCGATTGTATTGAGTTTTGTTACCAGTTGCTGGACTTGGAGCAACAGGTCTTCCAATGTAGCTAttcataacaaacaaaaaaacttattattacacattttcaaaaaatatatcataatatattaatttaccacaaaaaaaaaaacaatcacCACACATTAAACACATATcaatagataaaaaaaaatttacaaatctAATAAAAGCTGTGAATTAAAGAAGCGAAGTATGTGAGCTATTTGAagccataattttgatttggcATTATCATAATAAATAGCAAAAAGAATGAAAGAAACGATTGCATTAACACTTGGgaaggaaaaataaacgaataGGGTTATATTAAacagttaaaaataaagaatagtGCACTtgaagatatgatttattgGCCAACGATTTTTTCTCACCCAACAACCCTCGGCTCGATTTCCGTTACCGGCTCCGTTTGCTCAACCGGATCTGGTTCCTTTTTGCCAAACAATCGGCTGAACCAGCTCAGCAATGTTCGCGCAGTTTCAACTCTGCGCATCGAAAAAAAAACGCGATAAATTCAAGGACGGTTGAATCTAaaaggactgctacatccttTGTAATCCAGAAAATGATGTTGTGTTTTTGTGTCTTTATTGTATACAGGGTGGCTATTTTGTATGGAATATAATATATGGATATCTCGGTAAATATCGAcgactttataaaaaacaagtttttttgtgaaattaacttaataaacacTACAGATGACAAGTGATAACATGTTAAAAACATGGAAAACCCACTATGaggaaaaatttaaacaagaGGATACAGAAGAAGTGGAGGAGAGTCGAGAAGAGGTGGAAGATATAGAGGAACAGCAGATAACAGAGTATATCACCAAAATCACTAAAAAGAGGAGGTCCGAACGTAGTACAGTGGCGGAGGAAAAGATTCCAGCAGACATAGAATACTGAATCAATACCCTACGAATGGGAAAAGAATATAATCATGCCAATCCATAAGAAGGGGGAAACAACCAGAGCAATCAATTTGGAGCCGGTTGCGCTCAAACTCTACTCAACGGATGAGAATCCAAATAGAAGAAAAACTCGAAGAGGAACCATTTCACACTCGAAGAGGAACCATTTCACACTCGAAGAGGATATACAAGGTGTAccattttgttgtaaaaatgttttttttaaataacttgaaACCAACTCAATATTCTGTTTGGATTCGatcattttattgaaatttggaCTAGTACAATTTGTTTAGTCACTTTCTGAAAGTGATGTCTGGCTTCTTGACATCAGCGACATAAGACATAAGCGTCAAATCAGGCGCGTCCGCCTGTTCGGCCAGTCGTAATTGCCACTTTTCGATATCAATCGATTTGAAAACATGGTACGCAGCAAATCCGTTATTAATCGAGCAGTGTGGCATGTTGCATCACTTCGATTTTGCCAAACCGTCATCGTAGAGAGGCCAAACTGCTGAACGTCAACCGAGCGTCATCACTTTCACGTCTTAACTTTGGGCATCGATGTTGCTAAAGAACTACTGGCATTAAATTTCGCCACTAAATTTCAAATTGTCTTGGCTGTGGACGTTCAACGACTGCGATATTTTGCTCTGTACGTGCGTTGAGCAAGCGTAAGAAAGGAACTTTTTTGGAAATTCCACAATTCCACAATTTCTGCACGTTCTTGAAGTGTATAGCGAGCCATGGTTAAAATTGTACTGAACTGACGTTTCCAACGCGCCATCAAACATGGCGACTTGCCAGCTGGTtgtcaagttattaaaaagaaacagcgGGTTCAACAAAATGGGATACCCTGTATATTTGGCCTTCCCTAGACCTAAAAGCAGCTTTCAATCGGGTACCGAGGCAACATATATGGAAAGCTTTAAGCGAACTGGGAACAAATTCAAAACTAAAGAGAAATTAAAAGCGTATATCATAACGTAATGGGGTGGGTTAGACTGAATGGAAAGACGTCAGAAGAGTTCAGAATTGATTTAGGGAGTGAAACAGGGTGACAGTTTAAGTCCACTACTCTTTATAGCATACATGAACAGAATAATAAAGCAAGTCAAACTACGCAGACGAGACAACCTAACCCCGATCTACACTCGAGACTTTATAATATAAGCGGATGATATTGTACTAATGTCAGGCAGAGTAGATGTCCTACAAAGAAATATCCAAATATGGAATACCTGCCTACAAGAAAgaggaataataataaacaaaaacaaaagtaaGATCCTACACAtcacaaaagaagaaaaaacagGAGATATTGACGTAAGAATGTAGCGGCAACGACTGGAGGTGGTAGAAAAGTACGAATATCATGGAACCATAATAAGTAAAGATGGAAAGATAGATCAAGAAATACGCAGCAAAACAGCAAAGCAAGTGCAGTCTACTATCAATAAACAACACCCTTTTTCTTAGGCAAGAAGGAACTGAacactaaaacaaaaatacaataatataaaacCACTAACTATATACCCACACTTAATTATGGATCAGAAACTTGGACGATGTTGGACAAGCACAAATCGAAAATAACTGCAGCTAAGACCAAGTACCTACGCAAGATATTGGGGAATACCAGAAGAGCTAGGGTACGGAACAAGAACATCAGAGAAGAACTAAGCTTAAATCCCCTGGTACAGGAAATAGAGGGAAAACAAATTGCTATGGTCACCTGCTTCGAATGAAAGAACATAGCATATCTAAGATAATGTCCAACATAAGGCCAGAAGGAAAGAGCAAGCGTGGTAGACCAAGAACCCAATCGGAGGGAGAGATTGAAAAGATGGTTGAGATGAGAGGGAAGAGACTCGCCGAAGTACGGAGTATGGCCAGAGATAGGAAGATGCTTTTCTGTTATGAGGGTACATCatcgaaaaaagaaaaaaaaatccctATCAAAAGAACCAAtgaatacagggtgattctcaacctatacgtaTAAACTGAGGGATTTATTCCTCGTgaaataatgactaatagaTGAAAGAACTTTATCTAGAAAAATATCTAGATAAAGTGTTTCCTGAAAGATGGATAGGTCGAGATGATCCAATGGCCTGGCCACAGTGATCGCCCGGCTTGAATCCTCTTGATTTATTACCTTTCAGGtcacttaaaaaatattgcagAATCAGATACATGCTGCTGCCCAGACAATCCGCCAACACCCTGGTTGAGGCCGCGTTAGGATCGTGGATTCGAGAAGCCCAATTGATATTTGGGAAATAACGTCGAACacttcattttaaaatgttcttgatttgaaagtaaatatcacggatatctatgaaacagaaaatcttttactactaAATTTTTCGCCTATTAGTCATTTTTCGTCATGAGGAGTAAATCCCTCAGTTTATGCGtattgagaatcaccctgtatatttaaaaaaaatcaagtgtCCAAATGATAAAACCAATGAATactgtcttattatggcaaataaaatgtttttcaaaacaacttttgcataaaaagtttttttataaagtcgatatttaccaagatatacaggtgtctcagcgaaatcggtcattagacgtttctcgggttctggccaaaataaaaatttgagaattcacctactttatttttttaaatggaacaccccgtatatttt contains the following coding sequences:
- the LOC111414725 gene encoding isovaleryl-CoA dehydrogenase, mitochondrial; translated protein: MALNISRNFLRGIKNVSVHCRSASQYYPIDENIFGLSEDQIQFRETVFNFAQKELAPYANEIDKKNNFDGLREFWKKLGSLGLLGITAKSKYGGTEAGYLEHCIVMEELSRACSAIALSYGAHSNLCINQIHRNGTEEQKLKYLPKLCSGEHFGALAMSEPGSGSDVVSMKLKAEKKGDYYVLNGNKFWITNGPDADVLVVYARTDPKATKKQHGISTFLVEKGFPGFKTAQKLDKMGMRGSNTCELIFEDCKVPKENLLGEENKGVYVLMSGLDYERLVLAAGPVGVMQACCDLAFGYAHDRKQFDQKIGEFQLIQGKMADMYTTLSACRSYLYNVAKACDKKNANSKDCAGVILYCAEKATQMGLDAIQILGGNGYINDYSAGRLMRDAKLYEIGAGTSEVRRLLIGRTINSEYK